Proteins encoded in a region of the Saccharothrix ecbatanensis genome:
- the yjfF gene encoding galactofuranose ABC transporter, permease protein YjfF, which translates to MAVRVPTRFLPVIATFVVFVATFGVGSVRYEGFASGQVMANLFIDNAFLIVLAVGMTFVILTGGIDLSVGSVVALSTMIAAAMLRAGWPAWLTVIVVLAVGSGLGLAMGWIIHRFGVQPFIVTLAGMFLARGLCFVISVESVSIKDPTFRDMATGSVELPGGVTITYGVVIALVAVIAAVYVLHLTRFGRTVYAVGGSESSARLMGLATTRVKIGVYVISGFCSALGGLLFSLYMLSGYSLHAVGMELDAIAAVVVGGSLLSGGVGFVIGSVVGVLVLGTIQTLISFEGTLSSWWTKIVIGGLLLAFIALQRVIVRRS; encoded by the coding sequence ATGGCGGTGAGGGTACCCACGCGTTTCCTGCCGGTGATCGCTACTTTTGTCGTGTTCGTGGCGACGTTCGGCGTTGGCTCGGTGCGGTACGAGGGGTTCGCGTCCGGTCAGGTGATGGCGAACCTGTTCATCGACAACGCGTTCCTGATCGTGCTCGCGGTGGGGATGACGTTCGTGATCCTGACCGGTGGCATCGACCTGTCGGTGGGGTCGGTGGTGGCGTTGTCCACGATGATCGCGGCGGCGATGCTGCGGGCCGGGTGGCCCGCCTGGCTGACGGTGATCGTGGTGCTCGCGGTCGGGTCGGGGCTCGGGTTGGCGATGGGGTGGATCATCCACCGGTTCGGCGTGCAGCCGTTCATCGTGACGTTGGCGGGCATGTTCCTGGCCCGTGGGCTGTGCTTCGTGATCAGCGTGGAGTCGGTGTCGATCAAGGACCCGACGTTCCGCGACATGGCCACCGGGTCGGTCGAGCTGCCGGGTGGCGTGACGATCACGTACGGCGTGGTGATCGCGCTGGTGGCGGTGATCGCGGCGGTCTACGTGCTGCACCTGACGCGGTTCGGGCGCACGGTGTACGCGGTGGGCGGCAGCGAGTCGTCAGCTCGGCTGATGGGTCTGGCGACCACGCGGGTGAAGATCGGCGTGTACGTGATCAGCGGGTTCTGCTCGGCGTTGGGCGGGCTGCTGTTCAGCCTGTACATGCTGTCCGGGTACAGCCTGCACGCGGTGGGCATGGAACTGGACGCCATCGCCGCTGTGGTGGTCGGTGGCAGCCTGCTGTCCGGTGGGGTCGGGTTCGTGATCGGCTCTGTGGTGGGTGTGCTGGTGTTGGGCACGATCCAGACGCTGATCTCGTTCGAGGGCACGTTGTCGTCCTGGTGGACGAAGATCGTGATCGGTGGGTTGTTGCTGGCGTTCATCGCCTTGCAGCGGGTGATTGTGCGTCGTAGTTAG
- a CDS encoding immunoglobulin-like domain-containing protein — translation MVTLRHRPRTFVATLVAALVASLGTAALAAPSASAADGLVLHYPLTESSGAVVADLSGGGRNATVIGDATPGGSEGLQLGGVNGHVKLPDNVLRGLTDVTVSVQVRISPDQATPYFIYGIGNSAGTAGNGYLFTTGNAYRSAIATGNWSTEQTVSAGRNLARGVWKTLTYTLGGGTAVLYEDGVEVARRTGVTTTPAMIGGGTTTANHIGRSVYSGDRHLKGAVRDFRLYDRAVTAAEAHDLGFVPVEEKARRDLAAVDLGDLSAVTANLTLPVTGPYGSAITWQSSDEAHVTAQGVVTRPAAGSDPATVTLTATAADQTRTFEVTVRPELTDSEKVAEAAAALTVWDADDIRGNVTLPTEGLHGTDVSWKSTKKKIITETGEVTRPAHGAEPERLTLTATVRSGEEQTKRRFDVTVTPKPEEQAYEGYLFGYFTGEGTATGEQVYFAASQGNDALKWDELNKGNPVLTSSLGDKGVRDPFIIRSPEGDKFYLIATDLKMHGNGNWDLVQRKGSRYVEVWESTDLVNWGQQRHVRVSPETAGNTWAPEAYYDESIGAYVVFWASKVYAADDPEHTGSTYNKMLYATTRDFRTFSEPQVWVDPGYSVIDSTVIKHGDEYYRFTKDERNNTSTTPCSKFILAEKSTELRDTSYDFVADCIGKGSIRQGEGPTVFKSNTEDRWYLFIDEFGGRGYVPFETTDLASGQWTLSTDYSLPSRPRHGTVLPVTKAELDRVRAAFP, via the coding sequence ATGGTCACCCTTCGTCATCGCCCACGCACCTTCGTCGCGACCTTGGTCGCAGCCCTTGTCGCATCGCTGGGCACGGCGGCGCTGGCCGCGCCGTCCGCGTCCGCCGCAGATGGACTCGTTCTGCACTACCCCCTCACCGAATCCTCGGGAGCGGTCGTAGCGGACCTCTCGGGCGGAGGTCGTAACGCAACCGTTATCGGTGACGCCACTCCCGGTGGATCTGAAGGGCTTCAACTCGGTGGCGTCAACGGCCACGTGAAGCTGCCCGACAACGTGCTGCGCGGCTTGACCGACGTCACTGTCTCGGTTCAGGTGCGCATTTCGCCGGACCAGGCCACGCCCTACTTCATCTACGGTATCGGTAATTCCGCGGGCACTGCCGGTAACGGCTACCTGTTCACCACGGGCAACGCCTACCGCTCCGCGATCGCCACCGGCAACTGGTCGACGGAGCAGACCGTGTCGGCCGGTCGGAATCTCGCCAGGGGAGTTTGGAAAACGCTTACCTACACGCTCGGCGGTGGCACCGCCGTGCTGTACGAGGACGGCGTCGAAGTCGCCCGCCGGACCGGCGTCACCACCACCCCGGCGATGATCGGCGGCGGCACGACGACCGCCAACCACATCGGCCGTTCGGTCTACAGCGGCGACCGCCACCTCAAGGGCGCGGTCCGCGACTTCCGCCTCTACGACCGGGCCGTCACCGCCGCCGAGGCGCACGACCTCGGCTTCGTGCCCGTCGAGGAGAAGGCCCGCCGCGACCTGGCCGCCGTCGACCTCGGCGACCTCTCCGCCGTCACCGCGAACCTCACCCTGCCCGTCACCGGCCCGTACGGCTCGGCGATCACCTGGCAGTCGAGCGACGAGGCGCACGTGACCGCTCAGGGCGTCGTCACCCGTCCCGCCGCGGGCTCCGACCCGGCCACCGTGACCCTGACCGCCACCGCCGCCGACCAGACGAGGACGTTCGAGGTCACCGTGCGCCCCGAGCTGACCGACAGCGAGAAGGTCGCCGAAGCCGCCGCCGCCCTGACCGTGTGGGACGCCGACGACATCCGCGGCAACGTCACCCTGCCGACCGAGGGCCTGCACGGCACGGACGTCTCGTGGAAGTCCACCAAGAAGAAGATCATCACCGAGACCGGCGAGGTGACCCGGCCCGCGCACGGCGCCGAGCCCGAGCGGCTGACGCTCACCGCGACCGTCCGCAGCGGCGAGGAGCAGACCAAGCGCCGCTTCGACGTGACGGTGACGCCGAAGCCCGAGGAGCAGGCCTACGAGGGTTACCTGTTCGGCTACTTCACGGGCGAGGGCACGGCCACCGGCGAGCAGGTGTACTTCGCCGCGAGCCAGGGCAACGACGCGCTCAAGTGGGACGAGCTCAACAAGGGCAACCCGGTGCTGACGTCGTCGCTCGGCGACAAGGGCGTGCGCGACCCGTTCATCATCCGGTCCCCGGAGGGCGACAAGTTCTACCTCATCGCCACCGACCTGAAGATGCACGGCAACGGCAACTGGGACCTGGTGCAGCGCAAGGGCAGCCGGTACGTCGAGGTGTGGGAGTCCACCGACCTCGTCAACTGGGGGCAGCAGCGCCACGTGCGGGTGTCGCCCGAGACGGCCGGCAACACGTGGGCGCCCGAGGCGTACTACGACGAGTCGATCGGCGCCTACGTCGTCTTCTGGGCCTCGAAGGTCTACGCCGCGGACGACCCCGAGCACACCGGCAGCACCTACAACAAGATGCTCTACGCGACCACGCGCGACTTCCGCACGTTCAGCGAGCCGCAGGTCTGGGTCGACCCGGGCTACTCGGTCATCGACTCGACCGTGATCAAGCACGGTGACGAGTACTACCGGTTCACCAAGGACGAGCGGAACAACACGTCCACCACGCCGTGCAGCAAGTTCATCCTGGCCGAGAAGTCCACGGAGCTGCGCGACACCTCGTACGACTTCGTGGCCGACTGCATCGGCAAGGGCTCGATCCGCCAGGGCGAGGGTCCGACCGTGTTCAAGTCCAACACCGAGGACCGCTGGTACCTGTTCATCGACGAGTTCGGCGGACGCGGCTACGTCCCGTTCGAGACCACCGACCTCGCCTCGGGCCAGTGGACCCTCTCCACGGACTACTCCCTGCCCAGCCGGCCCCGGCACGGCACCGTCCTGCCCGTCACCAAGGCCGAACTCGACCGCGTCCGCGCGGCCTTCCCCTGA
- a CDS encoding ABC transporter permease: MNKRLLWPALALVALLVLNVVVEPSFFSLRLQDGHLFGSLIDILRNGAPTLLIALGMTLVIATRGIDLSVGAVAAIAGAVTCTYIASGGDAWIGMGLALLLCAALGLWNGFLVSVLGIQPIIATLVLMTAGRGIAMLITEGQIVTVDSPTYREVGAGFLVLPIAILISLAVLGLVALVTRKTALGLLIESVGVNPSASRLAGVKARTIIWTVYVFAAVCAAVAGLMISSNVSAADANNAGLWIEMDAILAVVIGGTSLAGGRYSLTGTLLGALIIQTLTTTVYSIGIPPEITLVFKAVVVIAVCLMQAPVGIRGRGGRGGSGGPGVGGVRGVRGKQGVPA; the protein is encoded by the coding sequence ATGAACAAGAGGTTGCTGTGGCCGGCGTTGGCGCTGGTCGCGTTGCTGGTGTTGAACGTGGTGGTCGAGCCGTCGTTCTTCTCGTTGCGGTTGCAGGACGGGCACCTGTTCGGCAGCTTGATCGACATCCTGCGCAACGGCGCTCCGACGCTGTTGATCGCGTTGGGCATGACGCTGGTGATCGCCACGCGCGGGATCGACCTGTCGGTCGGTGCGGTGGCGGCTATCGCGGGTGCCGTGACGTGCACGTACATCGCTTCTGGCGGTGACGCGTGGATCGGCATGGGTCTGGCGTTGCTGTTGTGCGCGGCGCTGGGGCTGTGGAACGGGTTCCTGGTGTCGGTGCTGGGCATCCAGCCGATCATCGCCACGCTGGTGCTGATGACGGCCGGGCGCGGTATCGCGATGCTGATCACCGAGGGGCAGATCGTCACGGTCGACTCGCCGACCTATCGCGAGGTGGGCGCCGGGTTCTTGGTGCTGCCGATCGCGATTCTCATCAGCCTGGCGGTGTTGGGGCTGGTGGCGTTGGTGACGCGGAAGACGGCGTTGGGGCTGCTGATCGAGTCGGTCGGGGTCAATCCGTCGGCGTCGCGGCTGGCCGGTGTCAAGGCGCGCACGATCATCTGGACCGTGTACGTGTTCGCGGCTGTGTGCGCGGCGGTGGCGGGGCTGATGATCAGCTCGAACGTGAGCGCGGCCGATGCCAACAACGCCGGGTTGTGGATCGAGATGGACGCGATCCTGGCGGTTGTCATCGGTGGCACGTCGTTGGCGGGTGGTCGGTACTCGTTGACCGGGACGCTGCTCGGCGCGTTGATCATCCAGACGTTGACCACGACGGTCTACTCCATCGGCATCCCGCCCGAGATCACGTTGGTGTTCAAGGCGGTCGTGGTGATCGCGGTGTGCCTGATGCAGGCGCCGGTCGGGATCCGGGGTCGTGGGGGTCGTGGGGGTTCCGGGGGTCCTGGGGTTGGTGGAGTTCGTGGGGTTCGTGGGAAGCAAGGGGTGCCCGCATGA
- a CDS encoding tetratricopeptide repeat protein — protein MSDPKTAFAQALARLRERLPDVSDEALARRASAIVLPSGRRVAVNARRLGEWLGGQSVPRDFDAVLAVVMATGGVPKLNELRDLWRTAHQDRRQTPKSGRVVVGRPPTDAAALRDRPGLADAIDAALRTADVRQVLLTGPGGAGKSQLATAAFHRARADVVVWAGARTRQSVLTAYARAWRALVKADAGDDDEAQADLFLAWLRSTTTSWLVVLDDVDDPAELSGLWPAGEAGRSLITTQRRDAALRRPDAQVVSVGMFDPDEATAYLSARLAVDPRHDPDRLATLAEALGHYPLALSQAAAFLIDTGMDVSTYLDLLSDRRQRVADLFPPTSPADEHQDTVANTVRLAVERAKAIAANATDVLGLVSVLAPDGIPESVLLDDGRNLLALRALHRLNLVTHDSRVEAHALVQRAARDLVGDLTQVAVAAADAIEREWSTADPDTAAALYRNTEVLRSVAGEHLWAGGMHPVLRRLGQHLADIGRPAAARDVARHLLTRAVSPRDVVVLRTQVAKAIGDLGDPATALDHFGEIRDLAERKLGQTDLDTLWVRFHQATYRLETGLIETALGELTSLADACDLPAAHPLKIAAEDNRALCMGLSGDITGARDAASALHAVLRRELGPRHRQTLRVLLGLGRWIGEIGDARSAVAAYQEAADGLEEVAPGHHDTLIARHNLAYWRAVAGDLTEAIAEFETAAADAERTLGEDHPTTLTYKSNLVFWRGVAGDRTAVADLATLRESVEAVLGANHPRVLRIRQQRAELLHRTGQREEAVDELQVVLAEMSQVQGANHPRTREAADLLSGWQ, from the coding sequence GTGAGCGACCCGAAAACGGCGTTCGCACAGGCGCTGGCACGGTTGCGCGAACGACTGCCGGACGTGTCCGACGAGGCGTTGGCCCGCCGCGCGAGCGCGATCGTCCTGCCGTCAGGAAGGCGCGTGGCGGTCAACGCGCGCAGGCTGGGGGAGTGGCTGGGCGGCCAGTCCGTCCCACGGGACTTCGACGCGGTGCTGGCCGTCGTCATGGCGACCGGCGGCGTCCCCAAGCTCAACGAGCTGCGCGACCTGTGGCGCACCGCCCACCAGGACCGCCGCCAGACCCCGAAATCGGGACGAGTGGTGGTCGGCCGCCCGCCCACCGACGCCGCGGCACTGCGCGACCGGCCCGGACTGGCCGACGCGATAGACGCCGCACTGCGCACCGCCGACGTCCGCCAAGTGCTGCTCACCGGTCCGGGCGGCGCGGGCAAGTCCCAACTGGCGACCGCCGCGTTCCACCGAGCACGTGCCGACGTGGTGGTCTGGGCAGGAGCACGGACCAGGCAATCAGTCCTCACCGCTTACGCACGAGCCTGGCGTGCGCTCGTGAAGGCCGACGCGGGCGACGACGACGAGGCCCAAGCCGACCTGTTCCTGGCCTGGCTCCGCTCCACCACCACCTCCTGGCTGGTGGTCCTGGACGACGTGGACGACCCGGCGGAACTGTCCGGCCTCTGGCCCGCGGGCGAAGCGGGACGCAGCCTGATCACCACCCAACGACGCGACGCCGCCCTTCGCAGACCGGACGCCCAGGTCGTCAGCGTGGGCATGTTCGACCCGGACGAGGCAACCGCCTACCTGTCCGCACGCCTGGCCGTGGACCCCCGCCACGACCCGGACCGGCTGGCGACCCTCGCCGAAGCCCTCGGCCACTACCCCCTGGCACTGTCCCAAGCCGCGGCGTTCCTGATCGACACAGGCATGGACGTGTCGACTTACCTCGACCTCCTGTCCGACCGACGCCAACGCGTAGCCGACCTGTTCCCCCCGACCTCACCCGCGGACGAGCACCAGGACACAGTCGCGAACACGGTGCGCCTGGCAGTCGAACGAGCGAAAGCCATAGCCGCCAACGCGACGGACGTCCTCGGCCTGGTCTCAGTGCTGGCCCCCGACGGCATCCCCGAATCCGTCCTCCTCGACGACGGCCGAAACCTGCTCGCCCTCCGCGCGCTGCACCGGCTCAACCTGGTCACCCATGACAGCCGGGTAGAGGCGCACGCGCTGGTCCAACGCGCCGCACGAGATCTCGTCGGCGACCTCACCCAGGTCGCCGTCGCGGCAGCCGACGCGATCGAACGCGAGTGGTCGACAGCGGACCCCGACACCGCCGCGGCCCTCTACCGCAACACCGAAGTCCTCCGATCGGTCGCCGGCGAACACCTGTGGGCCGGCGGAATGCACCCCGTGCTGCGCAGGTTGGGCCAGCACCTGGCGGACATCGGCCGACCGGCCGCGGCCCGCGACGTGGCACGGCACCTCCTGACCCGCGCCGTCAGCCCTCGCGACGTGGTAGTCCTGCGAACGCAGGTCGCGAAGGCGATCGGCGACCTGGGAGACCCGGCAACCGCACTGGACCACTTCGGCGAGATCCGCGACCTCGCCGAGAGAAAACTCGGCCAGACCGACCTGGACACCCTCTGGGTCCGCTTCCACCAGGCCACGTACCGCCTGGAGACCGGCCTGATCGAGACGGCGCTCGGCGAGTTGACGTCTCTAGCCGACGCCTGCGACCTACCCGCCGCCCACCCGCTCAAGATCGCCGCCGAAGACAACCGCGCACTGTGCATGGGCCTGTCCGGCGACATCACCGGCGCACGCGACGCGGCATCGGCCCTACACGCCGTACTCCGCCGGGAACTAGGACCGCGACACAGGCAGACGCTGCGCGTCCTACTGGGCCTGGGCCGCTGGATCGGGGAGATCGGCGACGCGCGATCCGCCGTAGCCGCCTACCAGGAGGCGGCAGACGGCCTGGAAGAAGTGGCCCCCGGTCACCACGACACGTTGATCGCCCGGCACAACCTGGCCTACTGGCGTGCCGTGGCAGGCGACCTGACCGAGGCGATCGCCGAATTCGAGACCGCCGCCGCGGATGCGGAACGAACGCTGGGCGAAGACCACCCGACCACCCTCACTTACAAGTCGAACCTCGTGTTCTGGCGAGGCGTGGCAGGCGACCGGACCGCAGTCGCCGACCTGGCCACCCTGCGCGAATCGGTGGAGGCAGTGTTAGGCGCCAACCACCCCCGCGTGCTGCGGATCAGGCAGCAACGCGCCGAACTCCTCCACCGAACCGGGCAACGAGAAGAAGCGGTGGACGAACTGCAAGTCGTGCTGGCCGAGATGTCCCAGGTGCAGGGAGCGAACCACCCACGAACCCGAGAAGCCGCCGACCTACTGTCCGGCTGGCAGTAA
- a CDS encoding ABC transporter substrate-binding protein — MLKKITTAAVAVMLAALTACGSGGSGDAGSTGAKDDGKITMGFAQVGAESGWRTANTKSIQEEAAAAGVDLKFSDAQQKQENQIKAIRSYIQQKVDIIAFSPVVETGWDTVLLEAKRANIPVILTDRAIDSDDTTLYKTFLGSDFVLEGKKAGEWLKENAAGAKNVVELQGTTGAAPAIDRKKGFEEAIAGTDLKIVATQTGDFTRSGGKQVMEAFLKSVPQIDVVYAHNDDMGLGAIEAIKAAGKVPGKDIKIITVDAVKDGMTALAAGEINFIVECNPLLGKQLMDLSKKVLAGEEVPPRVVTEETTFTSEQAKTELPNRKY; from the coding sequence GTGTTGAAGAAGATCACGACCGCCGCTGTCGCGGTCATGTTGGCCGCGTTGACCGCGTGTGGTTCCGGTGGGTCCGGGGACGCGGGGTCGACCGGCGCCAAGGATGACGGCAAGATCACGATGGGCTTCGCTCAGGTGGGCGCCGAGAGCGGCTGGCGCACCGCGAACACCAAGTCGATCCAGGAAGAGGCCGCCGCGGCCGGGGTCGACCTGAAGTTCTCCGACGCGCAGCAGAAGCAGGAGAACCAGATCAAGGCGATCCGGTCCTACATCCAGCAGAAGGTGGACATCATCGCCTTCAGCCCGGTTGTCGAGACCGGTTGGGACACCGTGCTGCTCGAGGCCAAGCGCGCGAACATCCCGGTCATCCTCACCGACCGCGCGATCGACTCGGACGACACCACGCTCTACAAGACGTTCCTCGGCTCGGACTTCGTACTGGAAGGCAAGAAGGCCGGTGAATGGCTGAAGGAGAACGCGGCCGGCGCGAAGAACGTCGTCGAGCTTCAGGGCACGACGGGCGCGGCTCCTGCGATCGACCGCAAGAAGGGCTTCGAAGAGGCCATCGCGGGCACGGACCTGAAGATCGTGGCGACGCAGACCGGTGACTTCACTCGGTCGGGTGGCAAGCAGGTCATGGAGGCGTTCCTGAAGTCGGTGCCGCAGATCGACGTGGTCTACGCGCACAACGACGACATGGGTCTGGGCGCGATCGAGGCGATCAAGGCCGCGGGCAAGGTGCCCGGCAAGGACATCAAGATCATCACCGTGGACGCGGTGAAGGACGGCATGACCGCGCTGGCCGCCGGTGAGATCAACTTCATCGTCGAGTGCAACCCGCTGCTGGGCAAGCAGCTGATGGACCTGTCCAAGAAGGTCCTGGCGGGCGAGGAAGTCCCGCCGCGCGTTGTCACCGAGGAGACCACGTTCACCTCGGAGCAGGCGAAGACCGAGCTCCCCAACCGCAAGTACTGA
- a CDS encoding sugar ABC transporter ATP-binding protein: protein MRGISVEFPGVKALQEVDFRLFPGEVHALMGENGAGKSTLIKALTGVHPLAAGAIHYAGESVSFGGPAQAQAAGISTVYQEVNLCANLTVAENILLGREPRKFGRIDGKAMRARSAELLERIGLHIDPGSVLESHPIAVQQLVAIARAVAVDARVLVLDEPTSSLDVDEVAELFRIIRVLRDEGVAVLFVSHFLEQVYEISDRMTVLRNGRLVGEYATAKLSRIELVSAMLGREMGVLEEIERRSGTPGQAFLVAEGLGRKGSVAPFDLEIRSGEVVGMAGLLGSGRTEVARLLFGADKADSGRVLVDGKPVRLTGPRAAIEVGLAFSSEDRKGEGIVADLSVRDNLILALQAARGWARPVPRKLADELVAKYIELLDIRPADPDRAVGNLSGGNQQKVLLARWLVTEPKLLILDEPTRGIDVGAKAQIQKVVADLAAEGMAVLFISAELEEVVRVSDRVVVMRDRQKVAELAGDTTVDEIMALIAGGAETDREEVAV, encoded by the coding sequence ATGCGGGGTATCTCGGTGGAGTTCCCCGGAGTGAAAGCCTTGCAAGAGGTGGATTTCCGGCTGTTCCCCGGCGAGGTCCACGCGTTGATGGGCGAGAACGGGGCTGGGAAGTCCACGCTCATCAAGGCGCTGACGGGGGTGCACCCCCTGGCGGCGGGTGCGATCCACTACGCGGGCGAGTCCGTGTCGTTCGGTGGGCCGGCGCAGGCGCAGGCCGCCGGGATCAGCACGGTGTACCAAGAGGTCAACCTGTGCGCGAACCTGACCGTGGCGGAGAACATCCTGCTCGGGCGTGAGCCGCGCAAGTTCGGCCGTATCGACGGCAAGGCGATGCGCGCGCGTTCCGCCGAGCTGTTGGAGCGCATCGGCCTGCACATCGATCCGGGCTCCGTGCTGGAGAGCCACCCGATCGCGGTGCAGCAGCTGGTCGCGATCGCGCGGGCGGTCGCGGTGGACGCGCGGGTGCTGGTGCTGGACGAGCCGACGTCGAGCCTGGACGTGGACGAGGTCGCGGAGCTGTTCCGGATCATCCGGGTGCTGCGGGACGAGGGTGTCGCGGTGCTGTTCGTCTCGCACTTCCTGGAGCAGGTGTACGAGATCTCGGACCGGATGACGGTGCTGCGCAACGGCCGGTTGGTCGGCGAGTACGCCACGGCGAAGCTGAGCCGGATCGAGCTCGTGTCGGCGATGCTGGGCCGTGAGATGGGCGTGTTGGAGGAGATCGAGCGCCGTTCGGGCACGCCTGGTCAGGCTTTCCTGGTCGCGGAGGGGTTGGGCCGCAAGGGTTCGGTCGCGCCGTTCGACCTGGAGATCCGGTCCGGCGAGGTGGTCGGGATGGCCGGGTTGCTGGGTTCGGGCCGCACGGAGGTGGCGCGGCTGCTGTTCGGTGCGGACAAGGCCGATTCCGGTCGGGTGCTGGTGGATGGCAAGCCGGTGCGGTTGACCGGGCCGAGGGCGGCGATCGAGGTCGGTCTCGCGTTCTCCTCGGAGGACCGCAAGGGCGAGGGCATCGTGGCCGACCTGAGTGTGCGGGACAACCTGATCCTGGCGTTGCAGGCGGCGCGCGGGTGGGCGCGGCCGGTGCCGCGGAAGCTTGCCGACGAGTTGGTGGCGAAGTACATCGAGTTGTTGGACATCCGGCCTGCCGATCCGGACCGGGCGGTCGGGAACCTGTCGGGCGGCAACCAGCAGAAGGTGCTGTTGGCGCGGTGGTTGGTGACCGAGCCGAAGCTGTTGATCCTGGACGAGCCGACGCGCGGTATCGACGTGGGCGCGAAGGCGCAGATCCAGAAGGTCGTCGCGGATCTGGCGGCGGAGGGCATGGCCGTGCTGTTCATCTCCGCCGAACTGGAGGAGGTGGTGCGCGTGTCCGACCGCGTGGTGGTGATGCGCGACCGGCAGAAGGTCGCCGAACTGGCCGGTGACACCACGGTCGACGAGATCATGGCGCTCATCGCCGGCGGCGCGGAGACCGACCGCGAGGAGGTGGCGGTATGA